A window of Haliscomenobacter hydrossis DSM 1100 contains these coding sequences:
- a CDS encoding XdhC family protein: MREYITEIDRWLENGKPFSAATVINTWGSAPRPIGTMMFVGPELEMLGSVSGGCVEGVVLKEAEETSNDNKIKNLKFGVSDNDAWSVGLTCGGTIEIFLEKFVAYDAPEIWQALRNNLLENKSCVLVSKLSGETGKHYLVYPNGTTLGETPPELITAAQAAYQERKSQGVEAAGEKWFLRVFPKKHQLFVIGAAHAAAELVHLANYFDFQTIVIDPRGTFAQNTHFPTAPDKMYEDYPAEILPEYELDEYTFAVVMAHDPKIDDQALHLLLRSKVAYIGALSSKGSNEKRKERLLAAGFTEEEFKRIHAPVGIPIKSKTAAEIALSILAQMILVKNQYL, encoded by the coding sequence ATGCGCGAATACATCACCGAAATCGATCGTTGGCTAGAAAATGGCAAACCTTTTAGTGCTGCTACGGTAATCAACACCTGGGGCAGTGCGCCACGCCCCATTGGCACCATGATGTTTGTGGGGCCAGAACTCGAAATGCTCGGCTCCGTTTCAGGAGGCTGTGTAGAGGGCGTGGTATTGAAAGAAGCGGAAGAAACCAGCAACGATAATAAGATTAAAAACCTCAAGTTTGGGGTATCGGACAACGACGCCTGGTCGGTAGGCCTTACCTGCGGCGGTACCATCGAAATATTTTTGGAAAAATTTGTGGCTTACGATGCCCCGGAAATCTGGCAGGCCCTGCGCAACAACCTTCTCGAAAACAAAAGTTGTGTGCTGGTTTCCAAACTTTCGGGCGAAACCGGCAAGCATTACCTGGTATATCCCAACGGAACTACGCTCGGGGAAACGCCCCCTGAACTGATAACTGCGGCACAAGCAGCATATCAAGAACGCAAAAGCCAAGGGGTAGAGGCAGCAGGCGAAAAATGGTTTTTGCGGGTTTTTCCCAAAAAACACCAACTCTTTGTCATCGGTGCCGCACATGCTGCCGCTGAATTGGTGCATCTGGCCAATTATTTCGATTTTCAAACCATCGTCATTGATCCGCGGGGCACTTTTGCTCAAAATACCCATTTCCCTACGGCGCCAGACAAAATGTACGAAGACTATCCCGCCGAAATTCTGCCAGAATACGAGCTGGATGAATACACCTTTGCCGTGGTAATGGCCCACGACCCTAAAATTGATGACCAGGCACTGCACCTCTTGCTTCGCTCCAAAGTAGCCTACATTGGTGCGCTGTCCAGCAAAGGCTCCAATGAAAAACGCAAAGAAAGACTCCTCGCGGCAGGTTTTACCGAAGAAGAGTTCAAACGAATCCACGCACCCGTAGGTATCCCCATCAAGTCAAAAACTGCCGCCGAAATTGCGCTGAGCATCTTGGCGCAGATGATTTTGGTGAAAAATCAATACCTGTAA
- a CDS encoding glycoside hydrolase family 13 protein produces the protein MKSIRSFWGGLMCLFFFNQSPLFAQTIYDQDPMQRLPIGMQLSVYQPHLPTGGQVDKTRICPPNWWVGMENPNLQLMIYDQNISQCAVKIKYPGVKVLKVHPATNPNYLFIDLQINPSAKPGKFTIVLSGSVEKTYTYELQARDRSPNRNQGLSPADNMYLIMPDRFANGDPTNDSFKDMSSDLVNRNKIYFRHGGDIQGIIDHLDYLQELGITAIWVMPLVESDQPYESYHGYAPTDHYTIDKRYGTNELYKQLVDKAHAKGIKVIMDIIHNHVGDRHWTIRDIPFKDWINQEWPTYTKSNYRDAVWIDPYASEADRRRLADGWFDSHMPDLNQRNPFLANFLLYSNLWWMEYSGQDAYRIDTYFYPEQDFMINWGKRMQQEYPGYTFFGETWVQSTLAQAQFTLGNRLSEGQRYLPAVTDFQLNYALLEAGAGKQGWTDGANRLYLTLSNDFLYQDARRNVTFLDNHDVSRALSVFNNDWKKFQTSLAALLTIRGLPCLYYGTEIGISGAGGSFGEAGRRDFIGGWREDNLNKFTAAGRSDQEEETYQLLHKLLHYRKNTPALQTGKTRHFIPEDGVYVFFRYDDAKRVMVLWNTSDKSQEHALNRYREMLSGFTAGQDVLSGKSDNLNSISIDAHSLRIIELKKP, from the coding sequence ATGAAATCTATCAGATCGTTTTGGGGAGGATTGATGTGTTTGTTTTTCTTCAACCAATCTCCACTCTTTGCACAAACCATTTACGACCAAGACCCGATGCAACGCTTGCCGATCGGCATGCAACTCTCGGTCTATCAGCCGCATTTGCCTACCGGTGGTCAAGTTGACAAAACCCGCATTTGCCCGCCCAACTGGTGGGTGGGGATGGAAAATCCCAACCTTCAATTGATGATCTACGACCAGAACATCAGCCAGTGTGCGGTCAAAATCAAATACCCTGGGGTTAAAGTACTGAAGGTACATCCTGCTACCAACCCCAATTACCTGTTTATTGATTTGCAAATCAATCCCTCTGCCAAGCCGGGGAAATTCACGATTGTTTTGTCTGGTAGTGTAGAAAAAACCTACACCTATGAACTTCAAGCGCGCGATCGTAGCCCCAATCGCAACCAGGGATTGAGTCCTGCCGACAACATGTACCTGATCATGCCCGACCGCTTTGCCAATGGCGATCCAACGAACGACAGTTTTAAGGACATGAGCTCTGATTTGGTGAATCGGAACAAGATTTATTTTCGGCACGGAGGAGACATCCAAGGCATCATCGACCACCTGGATTATCTGCAAGAGTTGGGCATCACGGCAATTTGGGTCATGCCCTTAGTGGAATCCGACCAACCCTATGAATCCTATCACGGTTATGCCCCCACCGACCATTACACCATCGACAAGCGTTATGGCACGAATGAATTGTACAAGCAGTTGGTAGACAAAGCCCATGCCAAGGGAATCAAAGTGATCATGGACATCATCCACAACCACGTGGGGGATCGTCACTGGACCATTCGCGACATTCCGTTCAAAGACTGGATCAATCAGGAATGGCCAACTTATACCAAATCCAATTATCGGGATGCTGTTTGGATCGACCCCTATGCTTCGGAAGCTGACCGCCGCAGACTGGCCGATGGTTGGTTCGACAGCCACATGCCCGACCTCAATCAGCGCAATCCTTTTTTGGCCAATTTCTTGCTGTACAGCAATTTGTGGTGGATGGAGTATTCAGGACAAGATGCCTACCGCATTGATACCTATTTTTATCCCGAACAGGATTTTATGATCAATTGGGGCAAAAGGATGCAGCAAGAGTATCCCGGCTATACTTTTTTTGGAGAAACCTGGGTACAAAGTACGCTCGCACAAGCCCAATTTACGCTGGGCAACCGCTTGAGTGAAGGGCAGCGTTACCTCCCCGCCGTAACCGATTTTCAACTCAATTACGCTTTACTCGAAGCAGGTGCAGGAAAACAAGGCTGGACGGATGGCGCCAATCGGCTTTACCTCACCCTCAGCAATGACTTTTTGTACCAGGACGCGCGGCGCAACGTCACGTTTTTGGACAACCACGATGTAAGTCGGGCACTTTCGGTTTTTAACAATGATTGGAAAAAATTCCAGACCAGTTTGGCCGCATTGTTGACCATCCGGGGTTTGCCTTGCCTGTATTACGGTACTGAAATTGGCATTTCCGGCGCTGGTGGATCATTTGGCGAAGCGGGACGGCGCGACTTTATCGGCGGTTGGCGGGAAGACAATCTCAATAAATTTACCGCTGCGGGCCGTTCAGACCAGGAAGAGGAAACCTACCAATTGTTGCACAAATTGCTCCACTACCGCAAAAATACGCCCGCGTTACAGACCGGGAAGACGCGGCATTTTATTCCAGAAGATGGCGTGTATGTATTTTTTCGTTACGATGATGCAAAACGGGTGATGGTCTTGTGGAACACCAGCGATAAATCCCAAGAACATGCCCTGAACCGTTACCGCGAAATGCTAAGCGGATTCACGGCTGGTCAAGATGTACTAAGTGGAAAAAGTGACAATTTAAATTCCATATCCATCGATGCCCATTCCCTGCGCATCATTGAGTTGAAAAAACCCTAG
- a CDS encoding RidA family protein yields the protein MSKCTLLSKGLVLTLLILPFLGQAQTKPSKIDQKLKELGLVLPATSAPIANYVNAVQTGKLIFLAGKGPKREDGTYITGKVGSDLTLEQGYEAAQLTALHQLAALKAQIGNLDRVKRIVKVLGMVNCGPDFGDQPKVINGFSDLMVKVFGEKGKHARSAVGVGSLPSKMAVEVEMIVEIE from the coding sequence ATGTCAAAATGCACACTTTTATCGAAGGGTCTGGTGTTGACCCTCTTGATTCTCCCATTTTTGGGACAGGCGCAGACCAAGCCATCGAAAATTGACCAAAAATTGAAGGAATTGGGACTAGTACTCCCTGCTACCTCGGCGCCAATTGCCAATTATGTCAACGCCGTGCAAACCGGGAAATTGATTTTTCTGGCCGGGAAAGGCCCAAAACGTGAGGATGGAACTTACATCACGGGTAAGGTGGGCAGCGATTTAACGTTGGAACAAGGTTACGAAGCCGCTCAACTAACCGCTTTGCACCAACTCGCGGCACTAAAAGCCCAGATTGGCAACCTCGATCGGGTAAAACGCATCGTAAAAGTACTGGGAATGGTCAATTGTGGTCCCGACTTTGGTGATCAACCTAAGGTGATCAACGGATTTTCCGATTTGATGGTCAAAGTTTTTGGTGAAAAAGGGAAACACGCCCGTTCGGCAGTGGGCGTGGGCTCACTGCCCAGTAAAATGGCGGTGGAGGTGGAAATGATTGTGGAAATTGAATAG
- a CDS encoding RNA polymerase sigma factor: protein MAQNPQQHTEKEIVAGCAANSRYYQELLYRKYFPVMLRMCMRYTEDRDVALEIINNGFLRVFQKIDTFTFSGSLEGWIRRVVFHCLSDYFRQNTRKIDFLELDGRDAPTRTSALTDLYLEDLLSLVERLPDVSQRVFRLYAIEGYTHAEIGEMLSMSEGTSKWYLSIARKELKEMINRQLNNQRNYAG from the coding sequence ATGGCGCAAAACCCGCAACAACATACCGAAAAAGAGATCGTAGCCGGCTGTGCGGCCAACAGCCGTTACTATCAGGAACTCCTTTACCGAAAGTACTTTCCGGTGATGTTGAGGATGTGCATGCGTTATACCGAAGACCGCGACGTAGCGCTGGAAATCATCAACAATGGTTTTTTGCGGGTTTTCCAAAAGATCGACACCTTTACTTTTAGTGGTTCACTGGAAGGTTGGATACGCCGGGTGGTGTTCCATTGCTTGTCGGATTATTTCCGGCAAAATACCCGGAAAATCGACTTTTTGGAACTGGACGGAAGGGATGCGCCAACCCGTACTTCGGCCCTCACGGACTTGTATCTCGAAGACCTGCTGAGCCTGGTGGAGCGTTTGCCCGATGTGAGCCAACGCGTGTTTCGCCTGTATGCTATTGAAGGATATACCCACGCCGAAATTGGCGAGATGTTGAGCATGAGTGAAGGTACTTCAAAATGGTACCTGTCTATTGCACGAAAAGAATTGAAAGAGATGATCAATCGTCAACTCAATAACCAACGGAACTATG
- a CDS encoding LVIVD repeat-containing protein encodes MLRKHYLTGILGLLLATALTSCLKDSCETSTTYIRLDPVRITATELRKDIKPEAARPLKDAGKIYVYEGYLIINEPEQGLHIIDNRNPKSPVPVSFVPIPGNIDMAIRNNILYADSWVDLVMFNIEDPANPKFTGRVQDAFPNFGVDPVLGITVTYKESEVTESIPSCDQGGIVFFRGQELWMQSADAAVRFSSNSGSKVGAPGGTTVGVGGSTARFTITENHLYTVDNANLRVFNLLNATEPKLANTVNIGWDIETIYPYDNKLFIGGMSGMRIYDATDPESPKFLSNFQHARACDPVVAQGNRAYVTLREGTVCEGFNNQLDVLDITDVTQPKLIKTYPLHRPIGLSITGEILMICESDQGLKVFNAKDDQAIDKNLLQHLDEFDAFDIIALEKESLAIITGKNGIYQYDYSNPKKLQRLSVLNIAK; translated from the coding sequence ATGCTACGTAAACATTACCTGACTGGAATATTGGGGCTATTGCTGGCTACCGCACTCACCAGTTGTTTGAAGGATTCCTGTGAAACCTCTACAACTTATATTCGGCTGGATCCCGTTCGGATCACTGCAACTGAATTGCGCAAAGACATCAAGCCAGAAGCTGCAAGGCCGCTGAAAGATGCTGGAAAAATATACGTCTATGAAGGCTACCTGATCATCAACGAGCCGGAGCAAGGACTACATATCATTGACAACCGTAATCCAAAAAGTCCTGTTCCTGTTTCTTTTGTGCCGATTCCAGGTAATATCGATATGGCCATCCGCAACAATATTTTGTATGCAGATAGCTGGGTGGATCTGGTGATGTTCAACATTGAGGATCCCGCCAACCCGAAATTTACCGGACGTGTTCAAGATGCTTTTCCAAATTTTGGAGTTGACCCCGTATTGGGCATCACTGTAACCTACAAGGAATCCGAAGTAACCGAAAGTATTCCTTCTTGTGATCAGGGGGGCATCGTTTTTTTTAGAGGCCAGGAACTGTGGATGCAATCCGCTGATGCCGCCGTACGATTCAGTTCAAATTCCGGCAGTAAAGTTGGTGCGCCAGGTGGTACTACGGTTGGGGTAGGCGGTTCTACGGCTCGGTTTACGATTACAGAGAATCACCTCTATACGGTAGACAATGCCAATTTGCGGGTCTTTAACTTGCTGAATGCCACCGAACCCAAGCTGGCCAATACCGTAAATATTGGTTGGGACATCGAAACCATTTATCCTTACGACAACAAACTCTTCATTGGGGGTATGTCAGGTATGCGGATTTATGATGCAACTGATCCCGAATCACCCAAGTTTTTGTCCAATTTCCAACACGCCCGGGCTTGTGATCCGGTGGTAGCACAAGGGAATCGGGCTTACGTGACCCTGCGGGAAGGTACAGTTTGTGAAGGCTTCAACAATCAACTGGACGTGTTGGACATCACCGATGTTACGCAGCCCAAGCTGATCAAAACGTACCCTTTGCATCGTCCCATTGGTTTGTCGATCACCGGAGAAATCCTGATGATTTGTGAAAGTGATCAGGGGCTGAAAGTGTTCAATGCCAAAGATGATCAGGCGATTGATAAAAACTTGTTGCAACACCTCGATGAGTTCGATGCTTTTGACATCATCGCCTTGGAAAAAGAGTCCTTGGCCATCATTACGGGCAAAAACGGAATTTATCAGTATGATTATTCCAATCCGAAGAAACTACAACGTTTAAGCGTACTGAATATCGCGAAGTAA
- a CDS encoding aminotransferase class IV, with protein sequence MSKQYINLDGRLIESNQACLSANNRAFHYGDGLFESIRKLNHQIPLLQLHLQRLHVGMAALEIKPPVEWTLDFWKEQIERISGKLANARIRITVFRAEGGLYTPTNNEAQFLIEAEKIEESQYTWNKDGLSVAICNISQVHAGSLLANLKTCNSLPYVLGSIFARKHQLGDSLLLNQHERLAESSSSNLYLVRDEVIYTPPLMEGCIDGVFRKFLLREAPKAGWDIQEKPIRPADLRQSGEVFLSNAVKGIRWVKLFGDRNYGKQHSQKLQEWVNEKIVKM encoded by the coding sequence TTGAGCAAGCAATACATCAACTTGGATGGCCGGCTGATTGAGTCCAATCAAGCCTGCCTAAGTGCAAACAACCGCGCTTTTCATTATGGCGATGGTCTTTTCGAAAGCATTCGAAAACTAAACCATCAGATCCCCTTGCTGCAACTTCACTTGCAGCGACTCCACGTGGGTATGGCCGCGCTGGAAATCAAACCGCCCGTGGAATGGACCTTGGATTTTTGGAAAGAGCAAATTGAGCGCATCAGTGGAAAACTAGCCAATGCCCGCATTCGCATTACGGTGTTTCGGGCAGAGGGTGGACTGTATACCCCGACCAACAACGAGGCGCAATTTCTCATTGAGGCCGAAAAAATTGAGGAGAGTCAGTATACCTGGAATAAAGATGGCCTCAGTGTAGCCATTTGTAATATCTCGCAGGTCCATGCCGGCTCTCTACTGGCCAACTTAAAAACCTGCAATAGCCTGCCTTATGTTTTGGGTTCTATTTTTGCACGCAAACACCAATTGGGGGATAGTTTGCTCTTGAACCAGCACGAACGTTTGGCAGAAAGTTCAAGCTCCAACCTTTATCTGGTACGTGATGAAGTCATCTACACACCTCCTTTAATGGAAGGGTGTATCGATGGTGTTTTCCGCAAATTCTTGTTGCGCGAAGCACCCAAGGCTGGTTGGGACATTCAAGAAAAGCCCATTCGCCCGGCCGATTTGCGGCAATCGGGCGAAGTTTTCCTCAGCAATGCTGTAAAAGGTATTCGTTGGGTCAAATTGTTTGGCGATCGGAATTATGGCAAGCAACACAGTCAGAAACTTCAGGAATGGGTGAATGAAAAGATCGTGAAAATGTAA
- a CDS encoding serine hydrolase, with amino-acid sequence MKKQTFLLLLFCTIGLPLSLLAQKKSKTPAALVDPFRDIETYIEKARQDWLVPGVGLAVVRNGKIIYAKGFGFKDLEQKTAVTANTQFAIGSCSKAFTAFGVCQLAQDGKISLNKPLVEYLPDFKLHDEYAGEKLTPADMLSHISGLPRHDFAWYGSPRSREELYKSIPLFEPTVSFRQQWQYNNFMFMTAGYLIEKMSGQSWEDYTRAKILGPLGMKETNFSVADLQKTADHALPYGWEDKPMGKVKKLDFRNIDAMGPAGSINSSPNEMAKWVTMLLRKGKYEDQTLINPDMHQELFRPRSIASTALDSSYYTFYGLYGLGWFITDYRGHLRHDHGGNIDGFSANVALYPRDSLGIIVLTNMNGTGLPGVVRNYVADRLLGLPSVDWNDKQLSALKKALIAGEEAAQKVQTSRKLDTKPSHALSEYIGKYKNEAYGIIEITASGDTLGGKFNDLKLKVSHFHYDIFSANADGANIQFSALSNLKGEIETLEIELQPGVKPLRFDRFNEAIKSSKNDLEKYVGDYDLMGANIKCFLRGETLFVNVPGQPDYELVPVATHKFDLKVAKGYQLIFAEEAGKIISATFDQPNGKFTAKRKP; translated from the coding sequence ATGAAAAAACAAACTTTCCTACTGCTCTTGTTTTGCACAATAGGTCTGCCTTTGAGCCTGTTGGCTCAAAAAAAGAGCAAAACACCCGCAGCCCTTGTTGATCCTTTCCGTGACATTGAGACCTACATCGAAAAAGCCCGCCAGGACTGGCTGGTTCCTGGGGTGGGGCTGGCGGTAGTCCGCAATGGAAAGATCATTTACGCCAAAGGATTTGGATTCAAGGATCTGGAGCAAAAAACAGCGGTCACGGCCAACACCCAATTTGCCATTGGTTCTTGTTCTAAAGCATTCACAGCATTTGGCGTTTGCCAATTGGCCCAGGACGGAAAAATTTCCCTGAACAAACCCTTGGTGGAATACCTGCCCGACTTTAAACTACACGATGAATATGCTGGCGAAAAACTGACCCCAGCGGATATGCTCAGCCATATTTCCGGTTTGCCCCGGCATGACTTTGCCTGGTACGGCTCGCCTCGTTCAAGAGAAGAATTGTATAAATCCATTCCACTATTTGAACCTACGGTGAGTTTTCGGCAACAATGGCAATACAACAATTTTATGTTCATGACTGCGGGATACCTCATCGAAAAAATGTCGGGGCAAAGTTGGGAAGATTACACCCGCGCCAAAATCCTGGGACCTTTGGGCATGAAAGAAACCAATTTTTCGGTCGCCGACCTGCAAAAAACAGCAGATCATGCCCTACCCTATGGCTGGGAAGACAAACCCATGGGCAAAGTAAAAAAACTGGATTTCCGCAACATTGACGCCATGGGGCCAGCGGGTTCGATCAATTCCAGTCCCAACGAAATGGCGAAATGGGTGACCATGCTGTTGCGGAAAGGAAAGTACGAAGACCAAACCCTTATCAATCCAGACATGCACCAGGAACTGTTCCGTCCACGCAGCATCGCTTCCACTGCACTGGATTCGAGCTACTACACTTTTTATGGACTATACGGCCTGGGTTGGTTCATCACCGATTACAGGGGGCATTTGCGCCATGACCACGGTGGCAACATCGATGGTTTTTCGGCAAATGTAGCGCTTTACCCTCGCGATTCGCTGGGCATCATCGTCCTGACCAACATGAATGGTACGGGCTTACCGGGAGTCGTGCGCAATTATGTGGCCGATCGTTTATTGGGTTTGCCTAGCGTGGACTGGAATGACAAACAACTCAGTGCCTTGAAAAAAGCCCTCATAGCTGGCGAAGAAGCCGCTCAAAAGGTACAAACAAGCCGCAAATTGGATACCAAACCCAGCCATGCACTAAGCGAATACATTGGTAAATACAAAAATGAAGCTTATGGCATCATCGAAATCACAGCCAGCGGGGATACTTTGGGCGGTAAATTCAATGACCTGAAGCTGAAAGTAAGCCATTTCCATTACGATATTTTTAGCGCAAACGCTGACGGTGCAAACATCCAATTCTCCGCATTGAGCAACTTGAAAGGAGAAATTGAAACCCTCGAAATAGAACTCCAGCCCGGGGTAAAACCGCTTCGTTTCGACCGTTTTAACGAGGCCATCAAATCCTCAAAAAATGATTTGGAAAAATACGTGGGAGACTACGATTTGATGGGCGCCAACATCAAATGTTTCCTGCGCGGGGAGACCTTATTTGTCAACGTCCCGGGTCAGCCCGACTATGAACTGGTACCCGTGGCCACCCACAAGTTTGACCTGAAAGTGGCGAAGGGCTATCAACTCATTTTTGCAGAAGAAGCAGGGAAAATCATTTCCGCCACTTTTGACCAACCCAACGGAAAATTTACGGCCAAACGGAAGCCTTGA
- the accD gene encoding acetyl-CoA carboxylase, carboxyltransferase subunit beta: MGWFKRLKDGIQTATRNKKEAPEGLWHQCVRCKEASTMKEMRENFYKCPKCNYHTRIGSYDYFDILYDHQEYGLLFEELRSKDMLHFTDLKPYPDRLADAYKKNRVTDAITVGVGKVNDLPLVVAAMDFKFIGGSMGSVVGERIAKAIDFCIEERFPFMIISKTGGARMMEAAFSLMQMAKTSAKLTRLARAKLPFFSMLTDPTTGGVTASFAMLGDINFAEPEALIGFAGPRVIKETIKRELPEDFQTSEFLLEHGFLDFIVDRKDLKEKMTELLEMFAVVHADRAH, encoded by the coding sequence ATGGGTTGGTTCAAACGATTAAAAGACGGTATCCAAACTGCCACCCGCAACAAAAAAGAAGCCCCCGAAGGGCTTTGGCATCAGTGTGTACGCTGCAAAGAAGCCAGCACGATGAAAGAAATGCGGGAGAATTTTTACAAGTGCCCTAAATGTAATTACCATACCAGAATTGGTTCCTACGATTATTTTGATATCCTCTACGATCATCAGGAATATGGTTTGTTGTTCGAAGAACTGCGCTCCAAGGATATGCTGCATTTCACCGATTTGAAACCTTATCCTGATCGCCTCGCCGATGCGTACAAAAAAAACCGGGTCACGGATGCCATTACCGTAGGTGTTGGAAAAGTCAATGACCTGCCTTTGGTGGTAGCGGCGATGGATTTCAAATTCATTGGTGGATCAATGGGCTCAGTAGTGGGCGAACGCATCGCCAAAGCCATCGATTTTTGCATTGAAGAGCGTTTTCCCTTCATGATCATCTCCAAAACTGGCGGTGCCCGTATGATGGAGGCGGCATTTTCACTGATGCAAATGGCCAAAACCTCGGCCAAGCTCACCCGTTTGGCCAGAGCCAAACTCCCATTCTTTTCCATGCTGACCGATCCAACCACGGGGGGCGTTACTGCTTCGTTTGCCATGTTGGGGGACATCAATTTTGCTGAACCAGAGGCTTTGATCGGTTTTGCGGGTCCACGCGTCATCAAAGAAACCATCAAGCGTGAATTGCCCGAAGATTTTCAAACTTCAGAATTTCTGTTGGAGCACGGCTTTTTGGACTTCATCGTCGACCGCAAGGACTTAAAAGAGAAAATGACCGAGTTACTCGAAATGTTTGCTGTGGTTCATGCCGATCGTGCGCATTGA
- a CDS encoding DUF697 domain-containing protein, with product MKKQLFDFAKNTLKNSFMTEQDNERSKHAETIIRNHVLWSMGAGFIPVVIADVFAVSALQLDMIRQLARVYNIDFSETQGKAIVTSLTSATLARIAAGSVAKMIPIVGTVIGGISNSIFAGASTYALGEVFKKHFDSGGTFLDFDTSRLSKMYKEKFEKGKKVAEQWHKEEKIRKKPTEESTEVPQEAKPSEAAAPTPEKAAKPNGQEILAKLKELAELRDSGILSEEEFATMKTKLIEMFK from the coding sequence GTGAAGAAGCAATTGTTTGATTTTGCCAAAAACACGCTAAAAAATAGTTTTATGACGGAACAAGATAACGAGCGTTCCAAACACGCAGAAACCATCATTCGCAATCACGTACTCTGGTCGATGGGTGCTGGTTTTATTCCAGTGGTTATTGCCGATGTTTTTGCCGTTAGTGCCCTCCAACTGGACATGATTCGCCAATTGGCACGGGTGTACAACATCGATTTTTCTGAAACCCAGGGAAAAGCCATCGTCACCTCTCTGACCAGTGCAACCCTTGCGCGTATCGCTGCGGGTAGTGTTGCCAAAATGATTCCCATTGTGGGTACGGTGATTGGAGGCATTTCCAATTCCATTTTTGCTGGGGCATCTACTTATGCTTTGGGAGAAGTGTTCAAAAAACACTTTGATTCAGGGGGCACTTTTCTTGATTTTGATACGTCTCGCCTGAGCAAGATGTACAAAGAAAAATTTGAGAAAGGCAAAAAAGTGGCCGAACAGTGGCATAAAGAAGAAAAAATTCGTAAAAAACCTACCGAGGAATCTACGGAAGTGCCACAGGAAGCCAAGCCCAGTGAAGCCGCCGCACCCACTCCAGAAAAAGCCGCCAAACCAAATGGCCAGGAAATTCTGGCAAAACTGAAGGAATTGGCCGAATTGCGGGACAGTGGTATCCTTTCTGAAGAAGAATTTGCAACGATGAAAACGAAACTCATCGAGATGTTTAAATAA